From the genome of Motacilla alba alba isolate MOTALB_02 chromosome 13, Motacilla_alba_V1.0_pri, whole genome shotgun sequence, one region includes:
- the LOC119706647 gene encoding protocadherin gamma-B5-like, which yields MAGRRRQRRGPGGGRALLAAVLLCVCCRAAAERVRYAIAEELGRGSLVGPLARDLGLSADELPARKLQVASAGKKQLKYFTVDEENGNLYVNERLDREEMCGDSATCSVSFEALVHNPLNIFRVEVDIRDVNDNTPRFLREKFQLEINEFTSPGARFYLGMAEDPDVGSNSLQGYELEANGYFTVEVKEGQDGSKSAELVLRHSLDRESEPSLRLTLTALDGGDPPRSGTAQLWINVTDANDNPPVFAQDRYRVSLREDAPPGSIVLNVSASDADAGTNARITYGFGEMPAKVLQKFRVDALRGTISLQEELDFEDTRAFSLAVEATDGGGLVAHCKVEVEVLDVNDNAPEITILSLSSPVPEDAPVGTVVALLNVNDLDSGENGQVSCELSGEAALSLVASSGGSYKVVTASALDREQACEHRVTVVARDRGRPALRSSRELVLEVSDVNDNAPVFEEAAYSAYVAENNAAGALVLRVQARDADAGANGRVSYWLAGGSAGAAGAAPLVSVEARSGALYAQRSLDYERCREFAVAVRAQDGGSPARSSTATVRVFVLDRNDNAPRVLWPAAAAAAAGEAAGGAAAPFEVVPRSAEAGYLVAKVVAVDADAGRNAWLSYELVAASEPALFRVGLHSGEVRTARAVSERDAAKQRVVAVVKDHGQPALSATATLHVVLAESLQEALPELSERPAGAEAAAAAAAELQFYLVLALALLSALLVLSVALAVLARLRRAGPPAVLRCLGAQRFSLAGAAFPADFCEGTLPYSYNLCVAPPARAPPEAAWPPPPVPILSAEELLAGDACDKPSLSSSAVVGEVPPDRDVPQLGDQVEFSRRKAVCVRLLSHPSELPESKRRTSSARCLQRREEAAGAAVDREEREGARSAAAPPAAGRIEPFLPAWQDQRRAVCDRSRSEKPC from the exons AtggcggggaggcggcggcagaggcgcgggccgggcggcgggcgagCGCTGCTGGCCGCGGTGCTGCTGTGCGTGTGCTGCCGGGCGGCGGCCGAGCGGGTCCGCTACGCCATCGccgaggagctgggcagaggctcGCTCGTGGGGCCGCTGGCGCGGGACCTGGGGCTCAGCGCCGACGAGCTGCCGGCGCGCAAGCTGCAGGTGGCGTCTGCCGgcaagaagcagctgaaatacTTCACGGTGGATGAGGAGAACGGCAACCTGTACGTGAACGAGAGGCTGGACCGGGAGGAGATGTGCGGCGACTCGGCGACCTGCTCCGTCAGCTTCGAGGCGCTGGTGCACAACCCGCTGAACATTTTCCGCGTCGAGGTGGACATTCGGGACGTGAATGACAACACACCGCGCTTTCTGCGAGAGAAATTTCAGCTGGAGATCAACGAGTTTACTTCTCCCGGCGCCCGATTTTACTTGGGCATGGCAGAGGATCCGGACGTGGGCAGTAACTCCCTACAAGGCTACGAGCTGGAGGCTAACGGGTACTTCACAGTGGAGGTCAAAGAGGGCCAGGACGGCAGCAAATCCGCGGAGCTGGTGCTGCGCCACTCGCTGGACCGAGAGAGCGAACCGAGCCTGCGTCTGACGCTGACTGCTCTGGACGGCGGAGACCCGCCCCGGAGTGGCACCGCCCAGCTCTGGATCAACGTCACCGACGCCAATGACAACCCACCCGTGTTCGCGCAGGACCGGTACCGCGTCAGCCTGCGCGAGGACGCGCCTCCGGGATCCATAGTGCTGAACGTGTCTGCCTCAGACGCGGATGCCGGCACCAACGCCCGGATCACCTACGGCTTCGGGGAAATGCCGGCTAAAGTGCTTCAGAAGTTCAGAGTGGATGCCCTGAGGGGGACGATCagtctgcaggaggagctggactTCGAGGACACGCGCGCGTTTAGCCTGGCTGTGGAGGCGACGGACGGTGGCGGTTTGGTGGCGCACTGCAAGGTGGAGGTGGAGGTGCTGGACGTGAATGACAACGCGCCCGAAATCACGATTCTGTCACTGTCTAGCCCGGTTCCCGAGGACGCGCCGGTGGGCACCGTGGTGGCTCTGCTGAACGTGAACGACCTGGACTCGGGCGAGAACGGTCAGGTGTCGTGCGAGCTGTCGGGCGAGGCGGCGCTGTCGCTGGTGGCGTCGTCGGGCGGCTCGTACAAGGTGGTGACGGCGAGCGCGCTGGACCGCGAGCAGGCGTGCGAGCACCGCGTGACGGTGGTGGCCCGGGACCGGGGCAGGCCGGCGCTgcggagcagcagggagctggtgctggaggtgtCGGACGTGAACGACAACGCGCCGGTGTTCGAGGAGGCGGCGTACAGCGCGTACGTGGCGGAGAACAACGCGGCGGGCGCGCTGGTGCTGCGCGTGCAGGCGCGGGACGCGGACGCGGGCGCCAACGGGCGCGTGAGCTACTGGCTggcgggcggcagcgcgggcgcggcgggcgcggcgccgcTCGTGTCGGTGGAGGCGCGGAGCGGCGCGCTGTACGCGCAGCGCTCCTTGGACTACGAGCGGTGCCGCGAGTTCGCGGTGGCCGTGCGGGCGCAGGACGGCGGCTCGCCGGCGCGCAGCTCCACGGCCACGGTGCGCGTCTTCGTGCTGGACCGCAACGACAACGCGCCCAGGGTGCTgtggccggcggcggcggcggcggcggcgggagaggcggcgggaggggcggcggcgccTTTCGAGGTGGTGCCGCGCTCGGCCGAGGCCGGCTACCTGGTGGCCAAGGTGGTGGCGGTGGACGCGGACGCGGGGCGCAACGCGTGGCTGTCGTACGAGCTGGTGGCGGCGTCGGAGCCGGCGCTGTTCCGCGTGGGGCTGCACAGCGGCGAGGTGCGCACGGCGCGCGCCGTGTCCGAGCGGGACGCGGCCAAGCAGCGTGTGGTGGCCGTGGTGAAGGACCACGGGCAGCCGGCGCTGTCGGCCACGGCCACGCTGCACGTGGTGCTGGCCGAGAGCTTGCAGGAGGCGCTGCCGGAGCTGAGCGAGCGGCCGGCGGGcgccgaggcggcggcggcggcggcggccgagctGCAGTTCTACCTGGTGCTGGCGCTGGCGCTGCTGTCGGCGCTCTTGGTGCTGAGCGTGGCGCTGGCCGTGCTGGCGCGGctgcgccgggccgggccgcccgccGTGCTGCGCTGCCTGGGCGCGCAGCGCTTCTCGCTGGCCGGCGCCGCCTTCCCGGCCGACTTCTGCGAGGGCACCTTGCCCTACTCCTACAACCTGTGCGTGGCGCCGccggcccgcgccccgcccgaGGCCGcttggccgccgccgccggtgCCCATCCTGTCGGCGGAGGAGCTTCTGGCCGGGGATGCCTGCGACAAGCCGAGCCTGAGCAGCAGCGCCGTTGTGGGGGAGGTACCCCCTGACCGGGATGTCCCGCAG CTGGGTGATCAAGTAGagttcagcagaagaaaagcagtgtgTGTTCGACTACTGAGCCATCCCAGCGAGCTGCCCGAGAGCAAGAGACGAACGAGCAGCGCTCGGTGCCTGCAGCGCCGGGAGGAGGCTGCGGGCGCCGCTGTTGACCGAGAGGAGCGAGAGGGAGCTCGgagcgccgcagccccgcccgCTGCGGGCAGGATCGAACCGTTTCTGCCGGCCTGGCAGGATCAGCGGCGGGCGGTCTGCGATCGTTCTCGCTCTGAGAAACCGTGCTGA